The nucleotide sequence TTCCTTTAGGCGTTCCGTTATGCCCTGTGCCTGTTTCATGCCCTCTATGAGCTGTTCAAAGCGTTCCTGCGCCTGCCTGTCAATGTCGGCAAGGTAAGCGTTGAGTTTGCCGCTTGTGAGAAGATTGGTGTATGTAACCCTGCGGTACTGCTTCAGATAATCCAGATGCCACTGTCCCCATGTGCCTATCGGCTGTTCTTCTTCGGCGGGTACATTTAAGCACAGTATTAAGTAATCTCCTTGCCGCTCGTATCTGCCGCCCAGTTCCTCAAAAATCGTCTTTGCCATTGTCTGTTACCTCCACATTCTTTTTATTTTGAATGTCCGCAAAATCCGTCCTACATCTCAGTATCATAGCGGTCATATAACAGTTCTGATTTCATTCTGGCCCACATGCTTTCACAGCGGGCATTATCATGGCATCTTCCACCCGCGCTGTTCATGCTTTGTCGGATGCCATATTGATTGATTGCGTCCCGATAAAGCCGGCTGGTGTACTGGCTTCCCCTGTCACTGTGGATAATTGCTCCGCGGATGCCTGGATACGCTTCCGCCGCGTTTTTCAATGTCCGCACACATAACGGAGCTTTCATGTTTGTATCCATTGCCAGGCCAACCACGCTGGAATCGAAGCAGTCGAAAACAGCGGAAACATACAGCTTTCCATCGCTGGCTTTGATCTCTGTTATGTCTGTTACGCACTTGGACAGCGGTTCCTCTGACTTGAAATCACGTTTTAACAGATCTTCTGATTTCCGGGCTTCCCGGTCTGCTTTCGTGATTCCGTTTGGTTTACGCCTGGGATGATTTTGTCAAGATTAGTTGACACATTTTCCTCAAGGATTTTGTATCCTATGCTGCTTCTTTCAGGGAATCATAGTATCGCTGCCGTTTTATCATGGGAGGAAGGCCTCCATTAGAGGAACAGATCCTCCGGTTATTCCAATAGCTGATGAAATATCTCCAGATCAGGGTTTTCAGTTCATCCGTGCTCATCTTCTCTGTATCGTAACGGTCATAGAGTAGTTCAGATTTCATTCTGGCCCACATGCTCTCGCAGCGGGCGTTATCATGGCATCTGCCGCCTGCACTGTTCATGCTCTGCCGTATGCCATACTTCCGGATTACATCCCGGTAAAGCTGGCTCGTGTACTGGCTTCCCCTGTCACTGTGGATAATTGCCCCATGGATGTCCGGATATGTCTTCGCCGCGTTTTCCAGTGTCCGCGCACATAATGGAGCTTTCATATTAGTATCCATCGCCAGTCCAACCACGCTGGAATCGAAGCAGTCAAAAACAGCCGAAACATACAGCTTTCCATCGCTGGCTTTGATCTCTGTTATGTCTGTTACACACT is from Lachnospiraceae bacterium JLR.KK002 and encodes:
- a CDS encoding IS3 family transposase; this encodes MKFIALKTKDGKLKGDIFFYCRTLHVSRQGFYQYLANKDRPWKYQPLADAMMEILEEDDCNDTYGRIRMYQALMLKQPENVDIPSERTVYRVMEDIGISHHPRRKPNGITKADRQARKSEDLLKRDFKSEKPLVKCVTDITEIKASDGKLYVSAVFDCFDSSVVGLAMDTNMKAPLCARTLENAAKTYPDIHGAIIHSDRGSQYTSQLYRDVIRKYGIRQSMNSAGGRCHDNARCESMWARMKSELLYDRYDTEKMSTDELKTLIWRYFISYWNNRRICSSNGGLPPMIKRQRYYDSLKEAA
- a CDS encoding TnpV protein, which gives rise to MAKTIFEELGGRYERQGDYLILCLNVPAEEEQPIGTWGQWHLDYLKQYRRVTYTNLLTSGKLNAYLADIDRQAQERFEQLIEGMKQAQGITERLKEENALEWVQRLNNVRACAREIVEKEIIYA